TCACTCTGGCATTTCTCAAACAAATCTTATTTTAGCTGTTTCTCTTCCCCTTCATCCCTTCCACACTTTCTTCTCTCTTATGCCCTCCCAACCTCAGCAGATGCCTTTCTGCCTTCACACCAcagctccttctgtcctcctTCCACTTCCTCACCATCTTTTGTTCCCCTCTAGTAGTCTCTTCACTCATTTCATAGCCACGTTCATACCCCCTTATTTACATCAATACAAACATTAGAAGTCATAATCAACATGTAAGTTTTGTCACTCAGAGTCTGGGCTCTTTTGGATCATGCTTTTAATATGAACTTTTGAATTCATTGATATTTTACTCACTTCAATAAGTTTGGGTTTGCTTTTTGGAGGGTTGTGAGTCTTAAGAGAATTCATGTGAATTGTTTTTCATACTTCCTTTGTGTTTAAGATTTATGTCTGTCAGGAAATAGATCTTTTCCAGTTTAGTATGGAGGTTCTTAATGAACAACCTGTTCTTGAGGGCTCAATTGCCAATACCACTCAGAGAAGAGTAAATAATAACACTCAAACATACCAAATATAGAAACATAACATGCAAAACCCccaaatatacaaaaataagGATAACATCTatgcctacaaaaagaaaaaaaagaaaacagggaaaactTAATGTAAAACAAACTATGAAGGTAAAATCAATTAAGATTATACTGGGCCACCAAAAAGAAATGCCAGGAATGTGGAATATCTTCCAAGGAAAACTGCAGGCAGAGTGTGGAGAGAGATATGGGTGGACTGCAAACAGCAAAACTACGCTTGTGGGACTCCTCAAGTCCTTTGGAGAATATAGTGTGTTAAAAGACTAGAGCAGAGTTTCTTAAACCTTTTCTGTTATCAACTCATTTTTCCCCAAGAAATTTTTTACAACCTGGGTATATGGATATGCAAAATAGGTATACAAAAATCAAACATCTACTGATAATAAgtcataaagaaataaattataaaatacttCTTTGATAgacattaattatttattaaagatGGAAGCAAATTTACATAGTAAGGAGATGCATATACTCGATTATTTTTACAGGAAGAATTAAATGTTGGCTGAATAGTTGATACTGTAGAATATagagcattttcaaaaaaaaaaagaatatagagcATTTTCAACACTTTCAGAGTTAAttactatttatattttataaccaTCAATGCTGAGGCTACCACTTCACATAAATACATAGTATAAAATGAGAGAAATATATTTAGGGCTATTTGAAAAGTTATTGGAAATTCTATCCTAATCCCAAGCCAAAACCCAAAGGAATAACTTTTTAAACGAAACTAAgaaattcaaacattttaaaaagcaagcatTCTAACACAATATAATTCAGTGATACATTAATTTGATATATGTTGAGGAATgatgttaaaatatttaagttCTTAGTTTTCAACAATTAAGTCATGGTTttatatgaaaagaaaatttgcatgtttctttaaaaaagaacaacaCTAAAGTTCATAGGATAAAAGTCTTCAACCTGGGTCTAGGTCATTCAGGTATCATTTCTTGGTGCTCTATGGTGTGACAGCACATGCTTTGCAGAGTACACGCTGTGTGCTTAGCTACAACACAGGTGAGTACTCCAGAAACACTTTGGATTCATTTCAggtttatttttgaattttctgtCATTGCGTTCAAAATCTTTTTtactgttgtctttttttttccaccttcACATTCGACCACATGATCCCATATAATCCACAGTTTAAGAAGCTGGATCTAAGGCAAAGTACAACGATAATCAGATTGAAATATCATACCcaaacccattattttgtatgttaACTAAAATTTTTTTAGAAGTCCATGAGAAAAATAATGTATCAAAGGATGCattattataagcatagaaaaccGAGCAGAAAAGTTCCCCAAGTACATATAATGGATATACTATAAGGATATTAAGCAGTTTTACAACAGTTAGACACTAATATTTCACATTTAAGGATACAAAGAAAGATTGATCAGGGAGTTAATACAAAAATGGtaacttttaaaatactatttaaaaatagGCCTAAcaggcaatttacagcaagcaGGTATTTCTCTCAGACGCACATGAGAGCATCTCCAGGAAGAAGTATATGTTGGGATAACAGCTGTGCACCCCCACACTTGGCTTGGAGGAAGTGTATAACCAACGAAAGGTCAGGGGTTTCATGGTTCAGTTACTTAATTTTCTTCATGACAGACATTCTGAGTTCCTTATCTCTGGAGGAGAAAGGACATTTGCAGATGTCAGGGTTGTCATTTTAGAAGGATTGGAGTAGTAACTTACTAAAGAGTCTAAGAAGGACTTGAAGTGCTTGCTTAGAAAGCAAAGCTGTTGCCGCCAAGACTGATGACCCGAGGAGTcacatagaaagagaactgactACAGTAAGTTGCTGTCTTCCGACCTGCACAAGTGtctgaacacacgcacacacgcacacacacacacacacacatgaaaagagTGTAAgagtttaatatttaaaaatattattacaaGATCATTTTCATAAAGGTATACAATGTGCTTTGAGCATATTCCTTCTTTACCCCCATTTTCAATCTTTATTTTCCCCTCTGATtaattctctgtgtcctctagttttGCTTTTATGTTCATGTCATCTGTACATATGTGATCTCAGATATGTAGAAGTTCGGACTTACAAATGATTTGCGAAAACATGTCATTAACATATTTGCTGTGGAACAGGAAAGCTGGCTCACCAATAAAGGTACTCATGCATGCCTATGGCGTGAATTGGAGCTTGAGAACTCATGTAAAGGTtcaaggagagaaccaactccacaaaattattttctgactGCCAGGGACATgcttactcacacacacacacacacacacacacacacacacacacacacacacacacacatcacaggcACAGGTACACAGTAATACTAATATGataaaattagagaaagattAAAACTATATATCTGAAAGCATGCATATAAGTAACAAGATGAGCAACAATATGAGTAACAATATGAGTACTGAGCAaggtaatatatatatttaatatatattaaaacaaatgaaaaaagaggtcatgaatttgaaagagatggAAGGCTGAGAGGTATATGGAAAGCTTCGGAGAGGAGGGAACAGGgaaatataattataatctcaaaaagttaaaaaaaaagtctgtcccGAAATTGGCTTACTTCGTTCCCAATCTATAATTATTCCTGTGAATTTTTTTGGCATAGGGTGTCACTCAGTAGCTCAAGCTTCCCTAGAACCGTTCCTCTGTGCCCTTTCTGCCCAAACGTCAGAATGCTGGGGTTGCAGTTGTCAGTCACCTAGGCTCGCTTAAAAGGATACTATCAATTCTTTTTACTGCACTGTGGATGAAACTCAGAAACTTCTGTTACCTAGTTAATccaaggcaagctctctaccactggaCCCCTAACAGCAAAACCTAAACCATAATTAAACAGCTTGAGAATCATAGCTGAACTATAAGTAGCCCTTATGCACTCATAGTCAACCGTAATGCGTggctatgaattctttgtatcACCTTGGCTACTTTCTTTCCCAAGCTCATGTTAACAAAACCGTTGGCAGTGGCTCATTGCTGTCCCTACCACAGCCACCTGTAGGTGGCGCTGTGAGGAGGGGCGCGCTCTCTGCGCCAAGGGGCGCGCTCTGTGACGTTTAAGCTAGTGACGTAATGTTCCAAGTTGACCGTTATTCAGCCACCGTTGCCACCTTGTCGCCATTAAGGTCTTCGACCGCCGGTGGTGCTAGATGTGGTCCGGAGGAGGTCGAGGTGGTGAGAGGATCGGCTTTGTTCTTTTGTGAGATTGGGCAAGAACTGTTTTAGAACTGAGACAGTGGGAAAAGGGGAACGGGATTGGTGGCACAGCCTGTTTCTGTGACCGTTGAGAGACAGTGGCAGAATTCTGTCAGGTGCGCTAGCGTGACTAGGCCGCAGTGACCATAGCGATGGACTTGGGCGACCCGTCTAGTGGCTTTCGCCACAGCGAAATAATTAGATTTATTAACAATGAAATCCTCATGAATGGAGGTGGGCCCGAATTCTACATGGCTTTCCGCATGCGGCCCTGGAATGAGATAGAAGACCAACTTCGCGCCATTTTGATAGATCCTCAGGTGCCGCGTCCTCTCAAAAGGGCCTGTACCTGGAGTGCCCTGGCACTGAGTGTGCGAATATGTGCAAGGCAGCGTGAGCAGCAGGCTTATATGGTTGGGTTGCCACAAGATGCATTAGGGCAGCGTCCCTCGGCTCCTAGGGCCTCAGTCTCAGAGTTGTGGCAGCTCCGTCAACAGCGTGAGGAGGCTGTCACTCAGTTGATTTCTACTCAAGCTGCCCTACAGCAGGCGATGAGGGAGTGTGATCTGTTGCGTCGGAGGCTGCACCATGTTGAAAGATCGGTCCAGATGACTCCTCTGGTTCATGATATAGTGCCTGGTATTCAAACCCAACAGCTTGGGGCTTCAGTGGTACCCCTGAGTTCAGATCATGCAAGAGTTATGGGTGCAGTGGGAGCATATGACAGACAGTATTTGGAGGCACAGATGTCAGCTGCCACAAATGTCTTTTACATGCCAGGAAGCACAAGTCCCTGGCCCCTGGCCATGCAACCAACTGTGCCAGTTTCAGTTCCATATCAGCTTCCACCACATCCACCATTTCTAATGGGATCTCCATTCTTAATGCCCTGCTCACCTTCAgtagtcatggaaacagaagcaggtgTTGTGGTTCCAGTTCAGATGCCACCTGTGTATCCTGGTCCATTTACTGCACCATGCTCCCAAGACTCAGCTACTCTGTGGGACCAGAGATGCTACATGGCTACTGAAGGCCCTCCAGTGATCCAACGTGCTGTAGCAGCAGAGGACATCAGAGACTCCAGCCAGGAGGGAAACTCAGAGAAGTGCCAAGGGACAGATACCTTGGGAGACATGAGAAGCCACATTCAAGGTCAAAGTCCACGAGAAATCCAGAATAGGGATGCCCTAGTGGACATTGAAAATGACAGTGAAGATGAAGAACCGGAAACATCAGCagtagcagcagaagcagcaccagaggaaacagaagcaacagaCGGAGCAAAAGATggagacaaagaagaggaggaggaagaagaggaggacgtggaggaggaggaggaagaggaggaggaggaagaagaggaagatgaggaggaggaagcagcagcagcagcagcaacagcagcagcagcagcagcaacagcagcagcatatTATGACAACGTAGCTCTTCAGAATCTTCAGGAGCTACACCTTCCTGAGCAAGGTGAGCTCCATAGCCAAAGTGAAAATAGTCCCCAGGCATCAGTTCAAGCTTCCCCGTATTTCGGTAGAAGTCAAATCAAGGGAGATGATGTGGAGGAGGCCCCGCCAGCCCCTGTGTGGGAGAGCTGGAGCCAAGCTGTTAGAGAAAGCCCAAAGAAAGAGCAACCTCAGCTGCcgaggaaggagaagaagccaCAAGTGGAAGCAGCTTCAGAATCCCAGCCCGTCTCACACTCTCAGATGAACTGGGTCTGCTCACGGTGTAAGGCTATGAATTTTTCATGGCGCAAAATCTGCTATAAATGCAAGAAAGTTTGTATGTCAGCTGATTTTGGAGGACAAACTCACTGATTCCAGAAGGTAAGCAAAAAAAAAGCAGACTCCTAACAACCGCCAGCCCCATCAATAATAATTTGCTTTATAGCCAAAATAACCTGTTAGGcctttatccaaattaactaagtTGTTATCATGATAGGTTAACACGTAAAAATATTCTGTTTGTAgtttttgtttattataaaaAATTATCTTGCTTATATTGTTCAGTAAGAAAGTTAAAGGACACTTTATATAGGTTGATGttgctttatttaaataaaattatatgtatattcctttttttccatttgtccTTTGGACAAAGGAGGGCTGTTTTGAATATGGCACTTCTTAAAGGCACTTCTTCCTAATAACATTTCAATTTCAATTTTGCAGTTTTGCACGAGGTGGACTCCTGATGGCTGTTCCTGATGGGATGACACTCttaagaagaagatgaagaagaagaagaagaagaagaagaagaagaagaagaagaagaagaagaagaagaagaagaagaagaagaagaagaagaagaagaaagttatGAAACCCTTTGCCCTCCctttcattaattttgtttcctGAAAACACTACATATTTAGAAATAGAACTTCTTCtcaaaaatgctgtctttcctttgtttgctatttttcttttgacttttaaGTCTATAGGTTAAGTTGTGTTTAGATGTTGCAGCTCCACAGATTTGCTTGTTGCTGAGGAAGCTGAACTTGCTCCCTTATAACACCGGTAATCCAAGAACCAGAAGAAACACCTTAGTTCTCATGGGCCTCATAGATCAGTGGGACCCCGCTAGTGGAAGCAAAGAAAAGTTTAGCTATTAGGAAAGAAAAGCTCCTGGTACACATTATGGGGACACTGAAGAACAATGTAGTTTTGTTAGAATTTAACTTTTTCACTGGGAGGATGAGCTAAGTTTAACGAGTTCAGGATGTTGTAATGTTAAATTCCATAAGAGAACAGCTTTGATGTATTTCATGTAACTCATGAAATAATTATCATTTAGAGACTTTCATCAGTGAATTAAATAAACCGTTCTTTTATATGCtctcatcccaagtgaggtaaacTAGCCAGGAAGGAGCCAAGGATGGGAATTTAGCTTTTTTCTCTACTCTGAACTTAGTTAGTTCCTTGAATTATTCCAACTTAACCACATTCTACCCTTTCaggtttttttcttcatcttctgctATCAACAATAAAGAGTATGTACCTTTATGATGTGCCTTTCTTGTGGTTTGTATTTTGGGGAGGGTTGGCTCACAGGTAGCATCTTAAATCTCCATTTTTCACCCCATTGAACTGTAGGACAGTTCAATATTATCCACCATTGGAGGGCCCTTTCTcttggagaaggggagaggatgggagagggtgggagagggggagagggggagagaggagaagagggggagagacggagagggggagggggagggagaaggaaacacATAGGCTattttgggggtggaggggggagggggaggttctAAACAGAGTGAGTAGTGGAGGGGAGGAAAGCTCACGAGCTAGAGGGAGTTTGGGGTAGGGGAAGAGGTGAGAAGGGGTAGCTGTTAGCCTGGTACTCCAGGTAACAAGGGGTCCTGAAAGCAGCATGAGCTTTGATATGGTGGTAGACATCACAGGTAGCCATGTGTTTCTTCTGCCAAAGATGAGAGAAATGactccttttggtaaaatggggACCATTTTCACAAGTTCCCAAGGAATACTGACTTTTACCTAATCACTGGAAATCCGCCTGAAGTCCAGGTTTAGCTCAttggattgcttttttttttagagtttgGGGTGTTGGAGTTTCCTTTCGACCTGATGGTGgtcccagtccattgtgggtgagAACATCTTGGGCTGGTGGCTCTGGGTTATATAAaaaagaaggctgagcaagccttcaggggtaagccagtaagcagaacccctccatggcctctgaatcagtTCCTTCCTCTAGGTTCcttatttgagttcctgtcctgactgctGATCAGCTATTATATGGCagtgtgagtgaaataaaccctttcctccccaacttgatattcttcatagtgtttcatcacagcagtagtaaccctaaGATACCTAACAAGTATTAGTTCTATTTACCTACCATTTCATTCTAATCTATATGCATGAGGTCTCATTCTGGAGTAAATGCAAAGATACCATACAGTGCCTGCTATGAATCAGTTTCACTAAACATATATCTTTTGGTTATTATAGCTATAAtgggttcatatatatatatgtgtgtgtatatgtaatactttatatataaaatattatataatctaTAATACAACAttgacatataatatataatattttaacatAGGTACTATCACTCCCATTTATTctacttaaaaatatttcttttattttttgagattgtagtataattacatcatttcctcctttTCACTTTTTTCAAACTCTCCCATATactcctcctcactctctctcAAATACATGGCCTTTTTTCCCATTAATTGTTGTTCCAtacttatatgtgtatgtaatatatatacatatatattcctaaatgtatatttctaaatacatataaattcttaaatatataagtacgatctgctcagtctgtataatgttacttatataGATTTCTCCAAAAATGAGCATACCAATTTATTATGTACTATGAAATGATCATCCCTGAAAATGGGCAACATTCCTGTTTTACAAAGGTGTTTAGCCAATACCCAAATTTGAGGCTCAGTGAGACCTGGcttcaaaatataattttactgGTTCTAGTATCTGTTCTCCTTCCACTGTATACTACCTTAACTTGTTACCTATACTGTGtaacatatttacatattaataGGGATTAAGAATACCCAAATTAAAGGAAATGACCTTGTGGTTTGTATATGTCACAGAGCTTTGAGGCATAATGGCTGAATGTTGGTAGGACTATTTTTAGAGCTCTAAATTTGGAACTTGTTAGCACTTAGGCTGTCATCATGTAGGGCCATTTATTGTCGTAGTTGTTTTCACTGTGGAAAGGGAATGGGGTGGTAACTTTGGTAATGGGAGTGGCATGTTTGACTGAGCAGACAGATCATATAAAAAGTTTATATTGGAGTTTAATGTGATTAAGTAGAAGACATCTTGATTGCTTAGATAAAGCCTGAActacttgggttttgttttatgtggatAAATTACTAGCTGTAGAAGTCTAATATagtttacatatttttttttgctgAGAAAGAATTGGGGGGGCAGCTTTCAAAATCCTTAGACTCATATCTCAGAGGGTTGAGATTTTTTAAACTAATCATGTTGCTAAGTGGCAAAGACACATCTTAGCATATGCCTTGCAAAGTCTTAACACTGTAGCTAGTATGGTCTATGTGGTTCAGGCACTGTGACTAACACTGCAGTGGTTTTCTCACATCTGGTACATGATAGAATGATTGTATCAACTGACACATTTCCCATGACACCACATATCCCTAGGATGTAACTTTTCTGTGGTACTAAAGATTGAACTGGGGGACTTGTATATGTTTTACCTACTGAGATGTATTCTAAGCTTCTAAGTTTGCTTTTCTCACTGActataatgtttattttttttaaatgtacagaaACACAGTAGAACAGTTACAGAGAGTATTTTCACCCTATTAAATATCTCCATTGTCTTTTGTACAATTTCTTAAGTAGTATTCCCTGTTGGCTCATTGTTGGAAGCACTTTCTTCAGTGTACCTAATG
The window above is part of the Rattus norvegicus strain BN/NHsdMcwi chromosome X, GRCr8, whole genome shotgun sequence genome. Proteins encoded here:
- the LOC134484021 gene encoding testis-expressed protein 13D-like, translating into MDLGDPSSGFRHSEIIRFINNEILMNGGGPEFYMAFRMRPWNEIEDQLRAILIDPQVPRPLKRACTWSALALSVRICARQREQQAYMVGLPQDALGQRPSAPRASVSELWQLRQQREEAVTQLISTQAALQQAMRECDLLRRRLHHVERSVQMTPLVHDIVPGIQTQQLGASVVPLSSDHARVMGAVGAYDRQYLEAQMSAATNVFYMPGSTSPWPLAMQPTVPVSVPYQLPPHPPFLMGSPFLMPCSPSVVMETEAGVVVPVQMPPVYPGPFTAPCSQDSATLWDQRCYMATEGPPVIQRAVAAEDIRDSSQEGNSEKCQGTDTLGDMRSHIQGQSPREIQNRDALVDIENDSEDEEPETSAVAAEAAPEETEATDGAKDGDKEEEEEEEEDVEEEEEEEEEEEEEDEEEEAAAAAATAAAAAATAAAYYDNVALQNLQELHLPEQGELHSQSENSPQASVQASPYFGRSQIKGDDVEEAPPAPVWESWSQAVRESPKKEQPQLPRKEKKPQVEAASESQPVSHSQMNWVCSRCKAMNFSWRKICYKCKKVCMSADFGGQTH